Proteins co-encoded in one Flavivirga eckloniae genomic window:
- the mnmA gene encoding tRNA 2-thiouridine(34) synthase MnmA — translation MKRVIIGLSGGVDSSVAAYLLKQQGYEVIGLFMKNWHDDSVTISNECPWLDDSNDAMLVAEKLGIPFQTVDLSEQYKERIVDYMFHEYEKGRTPNPDVLCNREIKFDVFMNIALELGADYVATGHYCRKGTIQKDGKEIYQLLAGVDGNKDQSYFLCQLSQDQLAKSLFPIGELTKPEVREIATELDLVTAEKKDSQGLCFIGKVKLPDFLQQQLKPKEGVIVEIPKEQNVFNHVETEFSSEEEKLKYLSRKIDYKVDYGKIVGKHQGAHYFTKGQRKGLAVGGTAEPLFVIDTDVDENVIYTGQGKEHPGLLKKALFVTNEELHWIREDLELGLDETMEVMARIRYRQPLQKAVLHKVESGLYVEFKAYQSAITEGQFVAWYLEDELVGSGVIS, via the coding sequence ATGAAACGTGTTATAATTGGACTTTCAGGAGGAGTAGACTCCAGTGTTGCCGCTTATTTGTTAAAGCAGCAAGGGTATGAAGTTATTGGCTTGTTTATGAAAAACTGGCATGACGATTCTGTAACTATATCGAACGAATGTCCTTGGTTAGATGATAGTAACGATGCTATGTTGGTTGCCGAAAAATTAGGAATACCTTTTCAAACGGTCGATTTAAGCGAGCAGTATAAAGAACGTATTGTAGATTATATGTTCCATGAATACGAAAAAGGTAGAACACCTAACCCAGATGTGCTATGTAATAGAGAAATTAAGTTTGATGTCTTTATGAATATAGCTTTGGAGCTAGGGGCAGACTATGTAGCTACCGGTCATTATTGCAGAAAAGGAACGATTCAAAAAGACGGAAAGGAAATTTACCAGTTACTTGCTGGTGTAGACGGTAATAAAGATCAGTCTTATTTTTTATGTCAGTTATCTCAAGATCAATTGGCTAAATCGTTATTTCCTATTGGGGAATTAACAAAGCCGGAAGTGCGGGAGATAGCAACAGAATTGGATTTGGTTACTGCCGAAAAGAAAGATTCCCAAGGGTTGTGTTTTATAGGTAAGGTAAAATTACCGGATTTTCTTCAGCAGCAATTGAAGCCCAAAGAAGGGGTTATTGTTGAAATTCCAAAAGAGCAAAACGTTTTTAATCATGTTGAGACCGAATTTAGTTCAGAAGAAGAAAAACTAAAGTATTTATCGCGTAAAATAGATTATAAAGTTGACTACGGCAAAATAGTAGGGAAGCATCAAGGGGCTCATTATTTCACAAAAGGCCAACGTAAAGGACTTGCTGTTGGTGGTACTGCAGAACCATTATTTGTTATTGATACGGATGTGGACGAAAATGTTATTTACACAGGACAGGGCAAGGAACATCCTGGTCTTTTAAAGAAAGCACTATTCGTTACCAATGAAGAATTGCATTGGATTCGTGAGGATTTAGAGCTAGGCTTAGACGAAACCATGGAGGTTATGGCAAGAATTAGGTACCGACAACCGCTTCAAAAAGCCGTATTACATAAAGTTGAAAGTGGTTTATATGTTGAATTTAAAGCTTATCAGTCTGCAATCACAGAAGGACAGTTTGTAGCCTGGTATTTAGAAGATGAGTTAGTAGGTTCGGGAGTAATTTCTTAA